The genomic stretch GAACTGATGTGCCAGGACCGGCAGCGAAGCCAATAAGGGGAACGCGATGTTCAAGTGCACCAAGTACCAATGGTGGCCGGAATAATGGACCATGCCTTTGAGGAAATGAAATGAGGTTGAAAGATCGGGGCACCGGAAGAAAATCCAGGCGATCAGAATCCATATCTGGGCGACGATCCATCCGGGGAAGATCATCAAGCTCTCGTGCGATCGGCCCGAACTTGCATCAGCAGTCCGAAGGCGCGTCCAAGCGAGGCTGAATCCTCCTGGAATTTTCCAGGCCAGCAATCCCCAGCTCCAGCGCCCTGCAAGGCGTTCCGCCGCCAATCCTATTCCGTGCAGAAAACCCCAGATAATAAAGCCCCATCCCGCTCCATGCCACAATCCTCCCAATATCATGGTGATCAGGACGTTTAAGGCGCTGCGTATTTTAGAGGTGCGATTGCCGCCCAAGGGAATATAGAGATAATCCCGCAGCCATCGGGACAAGGTGATGTGCCACCGCTGCCAGAACTCCCGAAGGGTTCCAGCCAGCATCGGCGCCCGGAAGTTGGGGGGCAGGCGATAACCCAGCAGGCGAGCCATGCCAAGCGCCATCAGGGAGTATCCGGCGAAATCCCCGTAGATCTGGCAGTAATAAAGAAAAGGAAGGAGCCAGTAATCGACGGTCGACAGGGGCGAGATTCCTTCCCAGATAGGATCGATCCCCTGCGCGATATTGTTGGCGGCAACGGCCTTAAGGAAAAACCCGATCACCATATAATGGAGGCCCATCGCCAGATTGCCCCGGATGCGGCGGATCTTCCCGATCTGGGGCATCAGCTGCCATGCCCGCACGATGGGCCCCGCGATGACATGGGGGAAAAAGCTGAGGTAGAAAAGGTATTCCCGAAAGGAGGCCAGCTTCACCCGCCCGGCCTGAAGATCGACCAGGTAGCTGATGAGATGGAAGGTATAGAAGGAGATCGCGAGCGGAATTCCCAACGGAAATTTAGGAAAGGTCAGCCCCGAAATGCTTCCAAGGTTATCGCTGAAAAAATCAGCATATTTGAATAGTGCCAGAACCAGGAGATCGAAGCCGATCAGAGCTCCCAACCACTTTTTGGAGGCGCTCCGGCTTGATTTGGACAAAGCAATAGCGCCGCCGAAGTTGACCAAAAGAATGATCAGGAAAAGGATCAGATCGTAATAACCCCATGTAGCGATGACAAAGAGGCTGAATCCGATCAGGAGCCATTCTTTGAGGGCCGGCCAAGGACGCAGCAACATGGTCCCGAGCCAGAGCGCGAGAAAAAGAAGGACAAAAAAGACCTCGGTGTAAACCATAACTTCCAATAAGGAAAAAGACGCACCTGTATGCGGGCCCGGTTACGGATCGGTCAAGGAAATAAGAGAGGATAGCGGATGTTCATGCCTCTTGCGGCGGTATCAAATAGGGTGCCAATAGCCGCAGCATGCCGACATATTACCGCAGTCGGCCAACATCGAATCCGTTTACTCTCACGGCCCGCAGGGTGGGGGGCGAAGTGGAGGATTTTATTTTAACCTTCTTTCAAAAACTTTTCTCGGTGGATTTCCCGCGGCGGCGCGGCCTAGGCTGGGGGTTTCACGCTCATGAAACGGATTTTCAATCTTGGCTCGATCAATATCGATCATGTCTATCAGGTTCCCCACTTCGTCCGTCCGGGGGAGACGCTGGCGAGTGGCGGGTATGCCAAGGGCGCGGGCGGGAAGGGGTTCAACCAATCGGTCGCCCTGGCGCGGGCGGGGGCTGCGGTTCGGCATCTCGGCACGTACGGGGCCGAGGCGGCCTGGCTGCGGGAGGCCCTGGCCGCCGAGGGGATCGACATTGCGGGTCTCCTCCCCAGCGCCCTTCCGGCGGGGCATGCCCTCATCCAGGTCAGCGATGCGGGGGAGAATGCCATCGTCCTTTTCGCGGGGGCGAACCACGGCGTGACGGCGGAGTTCTTCCCCTCGTTCTTCGAGGGGGCCGCGAAGGGGGATTGGTTCCTGACGCAGAACGAAACGTCGTCGGTCCCGGAGGCGATCGGGGTGGCGGCGGCGCTCGGCCTCACGATCTGCCTGAATCCCGCGCCGATGACCGAGGCGGTGAAGGCCTATCCGCTGGAGCTGGTCGATTGGCTGATCGTCAACGAGACCGAGGGGGAGGAGCTCTCGGGCGAGAGCGAGCCCGGGGCGATGCTGCGGCGGCTGCGGCAGCTCTGCCCCCGCGCCTGGGTGGTCCTGACGCTCGGGGCCGAGGGGGTTCTCTGCCTCACTCCGGCGGGGGAAGAACTCCGGGCGGCCTCGCCCCGCGTCGTCCCGGTCGATACCACGGCCGCCG from Verrucomicrobium sp. GAS474 encodes the following:
- a CDS encoding ribokinase; this translates as MKRIFNLGSINIDHVYQVPHFVRPGETLASGGYAKGAGGKGFNQSVALARAGAAVRHLGTYGAEAAWLREALAAEGIDIAGLLPSALPAGHALIQVSDAGENAIVLFAGANHGVTAEFFPSFFEGAAKGDWFLTQNETSSVPEAIGVAAALGLTICLNPAPMTEAVKAYPLELVDWLIVNETEGEELSGESEPGAMLRRLRQLCPRAWVVLTLGAEGVLCLTPAGEELRAASPRVVPVDTTAAGDTFIGYLLAAAMEGKEPAEALGLACRAAALGVTRRGAFDSIPRRGELGERA
- a CDS encoding MBOAT family O-acyltransferase; translation: MVYTEVFFVLLFLALWLGTMLLRPWPALKEWLLIGFSLFVIATWGYYDLILFLIILLVNFGGAIALSKSSRSASKKWLGALIGFDLLVLALFKYADFFSDNLGSISGLTFPKFPLGIPLAISFYTFHLISYLVDLQAGRVKLASFREYLFYLSFFPHVIAGPIVRAWQLMPQIGKIRRIRGNLAMGLHYMVIGFFLKAVAANNIAQGIDPIWEGISPLSTVDYWLLPFLYYCQIYGDFAGYSLMALGMARLLGYRLPPNFRAPMLAGTLREFWQRWHITLSRWLRDYLYIPLGGNRTSKIRSALNVLITMILGGLWHGAGWGFIIWGFLHGIGLAAERLAGRWSWGLLAWKIPGGFSLAWTRLRTADASSGRSHESLMIFPGWIVAQIWILIAWIFFRCPDLSTSFHFLKGMVHYSGHHWYLVHLNIAFPLLASLPVLAHQFAPSFLRLVPRRHLGLSLGVLTGLVLLLNIVIVSPAKTFIYFRF